From the Quercus lobata isolate SW786 chromosome 6, ValleyOak3.0 Primary Assembly, whole genome shotgun sequence genome, one window contains:
- the LOC115949995 gene encoding probable glutathione S-transferase, protein MGEEVKLHGTWASPFSCRVIWALKLKGIPYEYIEEDLSNKSSQLLQHNPVHKKIPVLVHGGKAICESMIILEYVEEMWPQNPLLPTDPYERADARFWIKFAEEKGPAMWMVYRTSGEEQEKAVKDTLEMLRAIEAHGLVDKKYFGGDKIGIVDIAFGQIAQWLGIIENIVGVKLLEAHKFPRLHAWIKNFKEVPIIKENLPDRDEMMVVYKRFREMLLTRLKSERILKEIRILVQG, encoded by the exons ATGGGTGAGGAAGTGAAGCTACATGGGACATGGGCAAGTCCATTTAGTTGTCGAGTGATATGGGCTTTGAAACTAAAGGGCATACCGTATGAATACATAGAAGAAGATCTTTCCAACAAAAGTTCCCAACTTCTACAACACAATCCAGTCCACAAGAAGATCCCAGTGCTTGTTCATGGCGGAAAAGCAATTTGTGAGTCCATGATTATCCTTGAATATGTTGAAGAGATGTGGCCACAGAACCCATTGCTGCCTACTGATCCTTATGAGAGAGCCGATGCTCGGTTCTGGATCAAATTTGCTGAAGAGAAG GGTCCTGCAATGTGGATGGTCTACCGAACTAGTGGCGAAGAACAAGAGAAGGCTGTGAAGGACACGTTGGAGATGCTAAGAGCCATCGAAGCACATGGTCTTGTAGACAAGAAATATTTTGGTGGTGACAAGATTGGAATTGTAGACATTGCCTTTGGACAGATTGCTCAATGGTTGGGAATCATTGAAAACATCGTTGGGGTCAAGCTGCTTGAAGCTCACAAATTTCCTCGCTTGCATGCATGGATCAAGAATTTCAAGGAAGTTCCTATTATCAAAGAGAATCTTCCTGATCGTGATGAAATGATGGTCGTTTATAAGCGTTTCAGGGAAATGTTGCTGAC ACGTTTGAAATCTGAGAGAATCCTAAAGGAAATTAGAATACTAGTGCAAGGATAA